From Girardinichthys multiradiatus isolate DD_20200921_A chromosome 13, DD_fGirMul_XY1, whole genome shotgun sequence:
CCCACAAAATCTGACTATACGTACACCTCTTCCTCCCGTCACCCACACCGCAAACTGTCACTGATATGACAAACATGGAAGGAATTCAACCGTGTGGTCAAGAATAATCTTATTGCTTTGCCCTGAAAAAGATTCTCAGTGCAAAGATTTATTGTGCATGCATGTATGCAGTGGCAAACCGTTAAAAGGTTGAAGACTAGATGGAAAAAGGTTCACTTTTCACCAGGACAACCCTAAACCTAAAGCCTTAGCTACGAaggagtggtttagatcaaagcatatttacgTTAGAGTGGCCcagacaaagtccagatctacATCTGATATGTGGCAagcctaaaagaaaaaaaaaaaaaaaaagtagtatTTATTATACGCTAAATATCACTGCACCCAACACTTATTAGAATTtgatttgtaaagaaaatgctATAGTCTATGCATCGTTTTCATTCTACTTCGCAATTATGTACTGCTTTGTTTCAGTTTAGCATGTTAAATCCTAAATAACATACATTAGAGCTTGtggctttaatgtgacaaagtttAGGAggtataaaacctttgagacaGGGTTAAAGCTGGGAAGTGGTGAGAAAGGTCACCTTTAACTCCACcctgttattttgttttccataaaaAGGCAGCCTAGACAGTATATAAACATATAACCTGTTTATTGATACCTTATAAAAAGGTGATGGTGTTTTTGCAGAGCAGCCATTGCTACTTATTTGGTTAAAGAATTAGTTGTGACAGGAGGGGAAAACTAACACCCTTAAGACTAGGGTACAAAATATATCCAATCTCTAaactctgaaaataaaaatgtaatctaaaggttaaataaaaaaagtcccACCTGAAGCTTTTCACAGAAATCCACCGTCATGTGTGATAACAGAAGATAAGCTGACTTAATTGAAGCTCCTTATCTTTCCTCTTTTAGGCAGCTTCCGATAAGCTCCCTAACTCTTAGCACCTAACAGCTAATTAGGCTTCGCACTGAAAGGCAGGGGGATCCGGGAGTGTGTGGAGGCAGAGCAAAGAAAACACAGGGATCTTTAGTGCCGTCTGTCGACACTTCATCAACAAACATCCGCAGCTcagcaaaaagcaaaaaacattttacaaggaAAAAGAAGCATTTGAGGTGCTAGGCATAAAGGCTGTAGGTGTAGATTTCTGAATGAGGTGCCTGATCTAACCAGACATGactgaaattttatttttacccaaACCCATCCACAAGCTAAATAATCCTGCTAACAAGAGTACATGAGACACGTGTGGGATGAGAatcagatatttattttcagtttctgcAGTTCTCAAAGTAGATAAAACACTCTAGAAAAAATGCGCTCACTAAAACTTCTCTGTTACTGTGCTGGATGCATTATGAGGACGATCAAGCTTTTATCAAAACAGACTGTTTGTAAGGAGGAAACCCTACAAAGGCACACAAGGAAAATGAGTTGATTTCATGTCAGATTTGAGTTTTCACCCCCTGATTTTTGGTTGGCATTGTGTTCATCTGTGGTGGTTTTGCTCCACCATCAGGCAGTGTACTGGAACTACATTTCACTTAGTCAAGACGCCagtgatgattttattttgcaagACGTCTTATTTACTTAATTTAACTGGTTGAAAGTTGTTCCAGCAAATGAGTTCACATTAAAAGGCACCTCAGGAGACTGCAATTTACTACTTCAGGTGAGCTCCTAAACGTTGCATTTTCTCTTCTTGGATTTTTTAAGTGTTAGATTGTCAGCTGATGGTGCATCAGTCCTGCTTTCAAGTTTCCTCTTCTTGCTCGATTTGTCACTAAAGCTCCTTTGGTTCTCCATAGCAGAGACCTCCACCTGCTCCTGctcttctttcacatgtttctcctttttctttttcttctttttctctggAGCGATCCCAGTGTCTGTCTCCTCTGTAAATCCATTCAGAGCTGGTGCTGAGAGGCAGTGCAGCTGACCCGGTGGTATCCTTTTTATATCTTCCTCTGTCTCCTCCTCTTTGATTCTCTccttctcctttttctttttcttcttcttcttgggtGTGCCGTCATGGTTCGGCTCTGGGACCGGTTCCGCTTCCTGTGGTTCAGGGGCTGGCGCTGCTTCCTTTGGTTCTTGCTGGCCAGCAGGAACGCCTGACTCACTCATAGCCATCAGTTCCTGCACCCTGTGAGgcacaaaaatgaaaacacaagtcATTTGAGAGTGTAACAACACACTGGAGGGCCAAACCTCCAGAATATGGCACAAAAGGCTAATTTgaagattacaaaaaaaaaaaaaaaaccttctctTATTTACCTATATTCTTATGAGACAGATTATGTCATCTGTAAATGCGACTAAGACTTCCACCATAATCGTGAGCATCGGTCGAGATTAAAGATCTTCCTGATAAtgcgtcaactaatttagtaattgaataatcaTTAGCTGGAGTATACAGACACTAAAACGTGCCCTATGTTGAAAGAAcaactcagagcagtaattaggccgaaattgtacaaaaaatatatacattttacactaaagatgaaaaaccttctttgtctgtaaatatgttctatccagaactcctcaggAAGCATAGCttcagcttcacctggttcaaactGTGTGAAACATCTATTAGGCACCTTTTGCTATTTGATTATTAATCAAAAAAATTGTTGACAGtttaattgtcagtcagtcagtcattttctaccgcttattccatagtgggtcgcgggggagctggtgcctatccccagcagtctatgggcgagaggcagggtacaccctggacaggtcgccagtccatcacagtttAATTGATTAGCACAAATTTTCTCTTCTCAGTGTTATGAAATTATGAACCATTTCTTACGATGAATGAAACTTGACTTTAACCCCCAATCCTCTGATTTTTATTGAAAGTAACATTTACAAGGTAGATGTTATCCCTCGTCCCTTTGTCTTCcgtttatctgggaccgggttgcAGGGGCAGCAATCTAGGCAGAGGCACCCAGACttctctctccccagacaccacctccagctcctctaggggaagcccaaggtgttcccagatcatctgggagacatagtccctccagcgtgtcctgggtggTCCCCGGGGCCCCTTCTCGGtaggatgtgcctggaacacctctcgaAGGAGGCATCCAGGGGGTATCCAaaacagatgcccgagccacctcaactttttcctctcgatgtggaggagcagtggctctactccgagctggTCCTGAATGGCCGAGCCCTTTCTCTAAGTGAGTGGCTGACCACCCtaaggaggaagctcatttcaaccgCTTGCATCCGGGATCtctttctttcagtcatgacccaaacttcatgcccataggttgagggtaggaatgtagaccaaccggtaaatcagGAGCTTTGCCTTTTGGatcagctctcttttcaccacagGTAGATGCGTTTCTTTAAACTTGAGTGTTGCATCGATCGAGGTTCAGAACTGTGCCAAGAACACCCACCCAGATTAGGTTTGCATTAAAGCCTGACCAGCACACCAGCTCACTCCCGTACCTGGTCCTGTCGAGTTGTCCCCTGATTAGCAGCACCCCCGCAGCGTCCGCATCCAGCGCGGTCACCTTGAACTCCAGCTCTGTTCCGATCCTCGGCCCGGCGTCCCTCCAGGTTTCCGCGGAGACAAGATTTGGTTTGGGGATGCTGGCGTTGAAGCAGTTGTGTACGAGGCAGCCCACGTGGCTTACTCCCAGTTTATTTACCTTACCCTGGGCAAATAAAGAAGAGTTTCTCTGTCATGCAATTAGAACACATCTACAATGCGTTGCTGAGGAAAGGCTGCATGAAGAAACATGTAGTTTCACTTTATTTATGGCGCACATTCACTAAAACATCCTTTAAACAGACTTAGGCAGAGCAATCAAATTACTGTTGTAACAAAGTGCTTTTTAATTTCTGGCTGATCAGTTAGAAGAAAACTGTTGTTTTCAGACAGGTTGATGTTTCTTTTTGCTTAAATCCAGTTAGTCTAATATCTCACAACTAAGACACATAGCGTTATGGAAGAAAGGCTGCAAGCCACTGTTAGCTGAATGACAGATTTTCAGGAAATTGACATCCACCTTACCAGGAGTTTCTGTCCCTTTTTGGGCTGGAACACAATAAAGTTGGCCTCAATGTCCATGTGGACGTAGCCGCTGTCGTCGTAAATGTCGCCATGCTGGGTAGCGATCCTGATGTTGTCATACGCTAAAGGAACTCCATGCAGACTGTAAGAGACGCATATGACGACAAACTGTGTTAATAAAGCAGTTCGATTACCGGACAGAACACCAACAGTTTGCTGCGTTACATCGACTTCATCTTGAATTGAGTCAAGGGTTTCAGTAAATTAGCAGAAAACTTATTAAACAATGATTTCCAATATTAATAACAAgcattttatacaaataaaatctcaaggatttttgcttcagtttcctgactttgaatatttttttttaaccttcttTGTTACATCTTATTAACACTGTACCCTTTTGATTTAAATTGGTTACTTTATCCTATTTAGGTACAGTCTAATAGGAGCCGACACTATATTTGGGGGTGATGTGTTGCTTTCTGCAAATATAGCCACAAGGTGGACACATTCAGTTACTTTCACTGTAGTTAATTTCCAACATGTAGGACTGATATTTCAGTCCACCACTGATATGCTGAAGATTACGTTTAAGATTAGCCAGTTTGTTAAGGGACTTTAACTTCAGATATACCTTTTGAGGTGcagctcaataaattagaatatcattgaaaagttaatttatttctgtaaattaaTTCAAAAAGGGGACACTAgtttatagattcattacatacagtgtgatatatttcaagtatttatttataataattttgATGGTTGCGGCTTAAAGCTAGTGTAAAATCACTTCCTCAGAAACTTTGAACATTGCACAGGAACAATGGAGAAGGGGCTTTTAATCAGAAATGTcatgttatggcctacacaatcaaCGAACTGCTGACTTTGATTGTCCAGCCGACAATTTACATGTGCCTCAGAATACTCTCAGGGATGCAGTTATCTCTGTAGCTTGTAAACCTTTTCCTATtgaactttttccttccacccaaCTTTCTATTCatgtgcttggatacagcacccTGTGAACAGCCAACTGTTTTAGCAATCACTTTCTGTGGCTTACCTTGCTTGTGCAGTGTTGATGACTGTCTggtggacaactgtcaagtcagtagTGTCACCCATCATTGTGTAGTTCATGACTTTTGGTTTATGTGATACAGATCCCCCTTCTGCATTGGTCTGATGCAATGTTCTAATCATTCAAATAACTGAAATCTTGAAAAACAACATCTTggtaatttgaaaaaaagaactCCCGAGTtgtattaatataaatatttataaatataaatacccaTGAACAGGAATGAATCTGGATAATCATTCTCAAGTTTTATATAGATAATGTGCATCAATACCCTTCAGATAGAGCCCTGGAGGATTTATCTCCAACTAGGGATAGATACGTTTATTTACGGCTGGAATGAAAAACAGCGGACTGATcttcaccaaaaataaaaataaaatccaaaaacagCTGGACCACAAAGACCAGGGTACCTGTGGGAGAACTTGAGTAGCTCGGCGTCCAGCTCCTCCTTTATCCCCGTCCTTTTCTTGTTCAGATAGACGGGTGGCAGTGCTATGTGCCTCCGGTGGTTGTTCAGGACCAGGCACGAGTACGGAGCCGACAGCAGCTCCGAGGCGGCCGCGAATGAGGGGATAGCGCCCGCGGTTCCACCCGGAGCACAGGACTCCTGACCCGGTTTGACTGGCGAGCCAGCAGCGGGGAGTTCACCGGGCATTTTCACGTGGCTTTGGTCGTCTTCAGCATGCTCCAAGTTCGCCATGCTACAAGACAGGAAGACAAACAAGTGAGAATTTCCGCCAACAAAATTTCTTCATTCAAATTGTTTATTTGCGGGTTGCCCCCTGCCGGTCAGGATGTGGAACTACAGCGtgagaaactgaaaacaaaaagttcaagataaaaaacaaacaaacaaacttcgAATAATCCAAATAGTTGAATGTCATGCAAATACAGGCTCCCATTTCATCAACATGGCCTGTCTAGTTTGATGCCAGATGCAGTCCTGATTTAATAGGTCAGTCACACAATTAGTATACTatcttgagatattgttttgtgCAGCAAACCGCCCTGGCAAAGCTTTAccatggtatgcctgaaatgtaTGAACAAACATTTTCTTACTTTGGAAAAAAGGGCAGAATTTTTAATCTCGTGAAAAGCTGAtacttctacaaagtattagttcaGGAGGGCTGGATACATATGCACACCACAGatttcagaagatggatcagGATGGAAAAATTGCATAAAAAAATGATCTCACATTCCAAAAGCCCACTAAAAATCCTACGAAATACCTACTTTCTGATGATGTTcattaacaacaaaatgtttttaggcCTTTCGAAGTTGTCTTTGTCATGTtattgattaaaataatttatatggTGTGTGGGTATTTCTTCTATGCTCAAATCCTGACGCAAACACTAAAGAAACTGAAAGGGCAGTTATATCAAGTCCTTCATTATGTAATCTTCAACTTTTGTAAGCCTGGATTGGATGCTCATTGATTCTGTGTCCTCTTCACATTAAGATCATTAGGGTGACCTGGGGTGTCAGATAGTGCAACTAGTGCACCCTTGCATGCTTGCTTACATCGAGACGCATACAGACTCATGAGTTGAACAAACATCCCGACGCAGATCTAGTGTTACGGTTTTCTGACAGGGCAGCATCGCAGGAAGTCACATGATTCAGCGTTTCTCTCTTTGTCACACATACTGACTGCAGATCTGGTGCACGATGGCCCAGCTTCTGTCTGTTCTCACAGTGATGAATGGTGACGTGATTTCCGAAAAAGCAAGAGACCCCAGCACCTGCTGCTGCTTAGGGACGCAGTTAACAGGAATAActgtatgcacacacacacacacacacacgcacgcacgcacacacacacacacacacacacacacacacacgcacacgcacacgcacacgcacacacacacacacttacacttaCCCACAATTCCTCCAGGCCGGTTTTAGAGGAGCTATAAATCAAATTTACtttatttgatttatatttTGTGTGAAAGGCATGAAAAGGGCCAAAGTCAGACATGCAGGAAATTTACTTTTCCAAGTGGGTCTTTTGGTTGATACTTCAtgttcttcaaaataaataCTTACGGTATTTACTATATAGTTATTTGAGAAAGCATTCAAACCCctttaacattttgaaatgttgcaATCACTAACTTCAATGCACCGGGTTTCATTTAGAGGCATCAGACTAAAGGggattgaatacaaatgcttgcCACACATAAGATTTTTTGCCCATCAAAAATTGAAAACAGTGTTTCCCTTTCACTATTCATTtccaaatcccaataaaatacatagaagatATTGGTTgcagcatgacaaaatgtgaaaaggttcaagggatcTGAATGgtttgcaaggtgctgtacatTACTGATGTAAAAGTACATCCACTTCATTAGAGCTGGATGGGATTCACAAGAATGAGAGAGGATTTTAGCAAtatgtttttgaaaaacaaaaaaaccccaagAAAGTAtggcaattatttttttcacaaatagagaAAATGTTTACCAGCCCCAACTGTGTTAATCAGTGACCAGTGTGGAATATTTTACTCTGGGTTTGACTAGTATATGTATCTCGGTCTTGATTTGATTCTAAATCCATCCAAATCCCTCAAAGGCATCAGAAGAGGCtgccttttgtgttttcacatatGAATGAAGATAAATAAAGATTCCATTTGGCTCACACtgtattttaaacaatgtttacTCAGTGTCAATATCCAGTTCAGGTGTTGTTACCTCTGTCATttagcttgtgtttttgttggtgTTGGTGTTTTTGACagtctttttgcaaaatatcttCAAAAAGCTATTAACAGATCTGGATAAAATTTTCTAACAAGGTGCGTATTAGGACAAGAAACAGATAAAATTTTGAAAGTGATGCGAAGCATAACTATCCGGCTCTCAAGctcctgtttgcattttggtcctgcaAGAAACCACCACTACACAGTTTGTATTGGAccttaatttgtattttattttcaaaat
This genomic window contains:
- the polr1f gene encoding DNA-directed RNA polymerase I subunit RPA43, with product MANLEHAEDDQSHVKMPGELPAAGSPVKPGQESCAPGGTAGAIPSFAAASELLSAPYSCLVLNNHRRHIALPPVYLNKKRTGIKEELDAELLKFSHSLHGVPLAYDNIRIATQHGDIYDDSGYVHMDIEANFIVFQPKKGQKLLGKVNKLGVSHVGCLVHNCFNASIPKPNLVSAETWRDAGPRIGTELEFKVTALDADAAGVLLIRGQLDRTRVQELMAMSESGVPAGQQEPKEAAPAPEPQEAEPVPEPNHDGTPKKKKKKKKEKERIKEEETEEDIKRIPPGQLHCLSAPALNGFTEETDTGIAPEKKKKKKKEKHVKEEQEQVEVSAMENQRSFSDKSSKKRKLESRTDAPSADNLTLKKSKKRKCNV